Below is a window of Xiphophorus maculatus strain JP 163 A chromosome 19, X_maculatus-5.0-male, whole genome shotgun sequence DNA.
tggggtgtgtgtgtgtgtgtgtgtaagacaCTTTTACATTATGTAGTTCTTTGGTAAAGTctgaactgataaaaaaaaaatagagatgaagtgaaaaaattatattccaGATTACTATGTGGCTTAATCCTTTTATAATATTGCTCCTTTGAATGTTAAATAGGTAAACCCATGATACATGATACAAAAGCTGGCACACAATTACTGGTCCAAGTTTGTGTGCTGGTGGTGGTTTCGGCCAATAAGAGGAGGAAACTAGTTTCGCTTCTTCTGCCGTGCTCCCAATTCTTCCTGAGTCTCTGGAAAACACTGGAATCCAATGAGCATTCCTATGATGGAAAAACCTGGGAAAAGCAAGATAAGATGTGATGcttttcaaatgaataaatatccagtaaaagtttcaaacataaaatcctaaatatGAGGCTATTACCCCTCCATACTCACTTGCAACAATGAGTGGTGCCATCACTCCAATAGTCAGTGGTGCAGTTTTGTAGATGAATGCTTCCGACAGAAAGTGACCCAGTGCCAACACAAATGTCCATAAAGTAATGTGATATAGCCTGTAGAAGCCAATATGTATTAATATGATCATAAGATTGTAAACCAAGAGCATGTAGGAGTTTTAAAACATAACCGGATAGCTTACGTTTTGTTCTGGATATCAATGGCACAGGCACAGCGGATGATTGACGACAGCAATGTCCAAATACCAAATGTTCGAGCTTGGAGACCATTTACTAGAGTAAGTAGAGGAGTAGAGAGGGAGGCATAATAAAGCAattagtatatatatatgaatcTTTTTAAGCCCGTTTTCGATTAGCTACATGAtcgtaaaaataaatcttttgccaatataaatcaaaataaatcaacatttgcCAGTTCTATCTCCTTCTAGGTGGTGTCAACCCACTTGGTGGAAATGACTTTAGACGTGATTCTTGTAATCGTTCAACAGTTGCTGACATCAAtcttgaggattttttttttctactcccACTTTCAACCGAGATGTTTGAGGGGTTTCTTGCATGTAAAGTCCATTTCAAACCAAGATCTGTGCTTAATCTTTTTTACTCTCAttataaatgttctcaaatATTCTGCTCTGATACTTGATGTTAGATTTTATAATGGTCTGCTGGTCCAGATCCTGAAACCGTGACACTTCCAGCTCCTTGCTTTTCAGTATGAGGTTTGTTTCTTGTATTTGGTTTAAgccaaacacattttctgttcttgtttccaaagataaataattcaaatttatACTGAAATGTCCATATTTTTCCAGAAGTCCTTTTCTTGCCTACATCCCCGTGGACGTTTGAATCAACACCAGCAAAAGCTTGTTGGTTTTGTGATATCTTAGGGTTTTTGTAGACTtcttttagcattttgctaTCTGTTCTCTGGGTGAACATGCATGGAAGACCAGACCTGGGCATGTTGGTAGTTGTCTTAAATGTCGTCCTTTTGTGAACTATTTTCTGTATTGTGTTATGTCAGACTTCTAATCGTTTTGAGTTCCAAAACCCTTTGCAAACGCATAAGCTGCTAAATGATGTGCCCAAATCTATCCCAAATCAGAAATCAAATAGATATAACAtctaaatatgttaaaaaaaacacactgggTGTTCTAATTTTTCCACTTGACATTATAAATACTCACCAAACTCTGGCGTTCCCGTGTACAGTTTCTCTGAGAGGAAGCTATGGTCCCTGAAGCTCTGCACGGTGTTTCCCATCGCTATGACGGACACCATCACCAGCCAGCTCCGGAGGACGTTCAGAAAGCGGCTCATATTTGCGGTCAATGACGCACCCGTCAGAGTCTGTCGGCTCACAGTAGCCCAGGAAAGCTCAGACCGCGGGAGCAACCGAGCGGCCTAAAACACACATTCAAGGTCGTCTGTCAGGAGATTACAATCATTAATATCTCTAAACAGActaatattttgtaatttcgtcaatgaggaaaaaaaaacaaagaaaaccataGCTACCCACCAGCGATAACCAGACTACAGCgtcattatgtttttaaaacacaatctgGCAAGACTAAATATCAAAACCACAGGTGGATTTCAGCCAACCGAGTATTTAGCTACATTTGAAACGGTGACTTTTCCCCAATCTTTGCCCACAGGGTAAGCCAATAACAAGGCTCCAAAAAATGGCTCCATTCTATCGAACCATTATTATGATTGGTCGTCCTAAAACTTAAGGTACCGCCCATTTTCTTATGCGGACCAATGACAATTCACCCATTCGTATATCGCGTAGACAACAAGTTAGTGTTTCTAGACAGGGGAGGGGTTAGTGGATGTTAGTGCAGATTTTATTATACTGTAACAATTAATTGCATAATTTTGGGGTTTGGCTTGATACATGGGCTGAAATTATGCTTAGGCATGATTTACAGCCGAAATGGTCTCATTAATTTTGACTTTAGAAAACCACACAACAAAATCTAAGCCAGACGTACTAAAATTGCATGACACATTTACAAGTTCAGAGGGTTTCTTAAAGCAtaaaatttaagtatttttcagGTTCTGATATATagaaagggaagaaaaatatatgttcTCTCAGACTTTGCTTCATCAATCTGTCCATCAGTTGCTTTTCCACATCCCACATACAGCCTTCTGACTGTATACTGCCTTGAACCTTTAGTGCGTTATTGTTCTTATATCTGAATAAAGTCTGGTTCAGGAAGTGTTTTGCTTAttcagaaagatgaaaaaaaaaactgaaaccataGTAAAACCAACTATCTGGACACAACAGAGTTGtcaaaatgtcataatttttaaaataaattctataaTTATAAAAGATCAAGGTGGAATGAACATATTGTAAAATCAGGAAGTAGCTTTGTAACATATCtcccagttttttttaattattatttttttattacaaatagcAGTGGCAATGAAAACTGAAAGATGACATATTCACATCTCTGCACAACTTGTATCTCAGTCATAGAGGCTGGTAATAACATTTAAGATCAGAATGTTACATCACACcataaaaaacttttcaatgCAGAAATGAGGGCTTAATAAAAGGTAGGTTATTGAATGGGTTGGTAATTATTGCGCAAGTCGAAACAATTTTATATGGAATTTTACGTGAGATTCGGATTTAATTTCATGATGTgaatcatataaaaaaatatatatttacgttaaaataatccaaaaacaaTTTGACAACATTCCCATTTCTTACAAAACAAGTCTTTTAGGATTTCATTTACTATCACCTGCCGTAAAGGGGGATTAACGTTTAGTTTAAACAACGGACAGCCGTTGTTAGCTAGTGCGCATGCCCACTGCACTGTTGCTACTCAGTTGTTGTAGTAACCAGGAAGATTAACGGCGCTGTAATGCTTCCGCCAGCTAGTTAGCTGTTAGCGTTTCTGCACCGGAAGGTACGGGTAAGTTTATATTGGTTTACATTTACACTTAGGTACAATAATACTGTTACTTGGTTTTACGTCAAAAGTGACTCTGTTTTGACTGGTACCAGCATACGGTATAACTGCCACTCCGTGCCAACGTCTTGTATGTGCAGTAAGAAGGTTTCATCGCCGCCACAGGTAGATTTATGAAGGTGTTATTTTTGTATGAACtaatttgtacatttaatgCGTGTGTCGGTATTTTCTGCTTAGAGAAATTAGTGCTACAGACGTATAATATGTGTACGGACATATCTAACCACCACTATTCTCAGTAGAACAGCTTTCGTTATTACCTGGAGGATTTCACCGGGTAGTCAGCCTGACTTTGATGGGAAAATGCCAGCCGTGGTTCGGGAGAAAGAGGACTCTGAGTCTTCTTCTGAGGACGAACAAGGGTAATCTCAGAACTCCTCTTCTGCTGTTTGatgcactttaaaaataataatagcaatCTGTTCTAGAAACCtgctgtgggatttttttttgtggtgtgGAATATGtttaggaaataaaacattttatttaataatcttATATCATACAGTATATCTTAGCAGTTAGTTTTagatataaaatttaaatttctgagCTCTGCCTTTTAATGCAGTCATATTTTGGGACAGCTTGTGTGTTGGTGTGGAAGTACAGCCAAATGCAGTTGATGACAAGCAACACTTTGGTCTGTTAGAACACAATGCAGTTAAACTAATTACCAATCTGTCGTACATTATTTGAATAATAGCCTGTGTGTAAACATTTGGTGAAAGTGGGAGGCAAAGCAATACAGTATCTTACTGGTATTTAAATGCCACTCATCCCGTTTGGATCTAAGCACgttgtgtttcatgttttacatAGACATGACATGTTTTACATACTGTATACTCTATGCTGAACAACTGAAGAGTTATTATAATAAACACAATTTGTGCTGATTATATATTGTATGTTATTGTATACTTTAGTCtgttgtttgtatttaaaataaaaatcactagattgaattccacaatttattttaaaatgttgtatgACACCgaaaaactatattttcagtcaccacaaaaacataatattgGCCCTAGTCAAGCATAAAAAAGTGTAgatatttttgcataattttgtttagttttcaagTGACCTTATGCCACTAATACTAATTTGATCtgttattatattattttttattattgaactGTTATGAGTACTGTCAGTGGCTGTTGTGAATCAACATTTTGCctcagtcagatttttttttgctcatatgtgaaatgacaaataaatcacTCTTATATCTTTTAGATTGGATATCATTCTTAATATAAGCATGCCAATTGtagattttctattttaatggTCTTTTAGCATATTGCACAGTGTTTTCACTCCCATTACAAGCTGTAGAGAGGCTCTTTCTCAAAGTGTTTGCAGCTTGTGTAATTAGACTGTACTCTTTAGTCTCACTTAGGTTCTTACCTTGCTGATCCCCTTGGCTGACACTACAAGATGTGCCTCTTAAGATATGATTAATGTGCCACCTTGATGGATCAAGATCATAGATTTTTCTAGTCTTTATCTTTACAAATTGTTATAGTTTATctaaattgtattatttaattGTTGTACAGTCTCTAGGGATATTCAAAccaaaattaaaaccaaaatgtgGTTTAGACAAAATCAGGTCTCAACATTGAAGAGTTTGTTATAAATTTTTGATATGCAAAGAGGATAAGCTAGCTCTCCACTGTGAATGTGACAGCTGGTCTTTCTTCTTTCGGCCAAATAATTCCCT
It encodes the following:
- the erg28 gene encoding probable ergosterol biosynthetic protein 28, translated to MSRFLNVLRSWLVMVSVIAMGNTVQSFRDHSFLSEKLYTGTPEFVNGLQARTFGIWTLLSSIIRCACAIDIQNKTLYHITLWTFVLALGHFLSEAFIYKTAPLTIGVMAPLIVASFSIIGMLIGFQCFPETQEELGARQKKRN